AGGCGCATCGGGTTGAAACTCCAGCGTGGTCCGTGCGAGAAGCGCGTCGCGCACGATGAGCAGCGAAGGGACACTTGTTCCTATACCCGGCCTGGTGGTGCCCCACACGGCGGGGAGGGCCCGCGCCTGGCTGACGTTGCCCTTTCAATAATCGCCCGATGAATCCGTTTCGTCAGAGTCATCCAGGTCGACTTGCCATTCCGACTCAAGTTGCTGCTTGATGGTTTTGCGGTCTCTCGCCCTCAGCGTGGCATCTACCCTCACCACCCGCCCCTCCTGGCCGCGTGCGCGCGAATGGGACTTGAAGCCGGTGTCGCTCTTCTGAGTGCGGTCAGCGCTTTCACGATGGGTCTCCAGGCATTCCTGGAGTAACTTCAGGTAATTCTCGTAGCGTTGAGGGGCCACCTCGGGCGCGTCTTTCACGGCACAGTCTGGTTCCTGCTGATGCAGGCAACTGGGAAATCGGCACGCGGGAATCAGACGCGCGATCTCCGGAAACGCCCAGCCCAACCTGGCGGGGTGGAGGCCCTCCAGGGAGAGGAAACTGAACCCGGGGGTGTCGGCGAGCAAGGCTTCCTGACAGGCGTCCACTGCGTATAGCGCTGCGTGTCGGGTGGTATGGCGACCGCGTTGCAATTTGCTTGAGACGTCCCCTGCGCGCAGACTCAGGCCGGGGATCAGGGCATTGACGAGCGAGCTTTTACCCACTCCTGAGGGACCGGCCAGGACGGACAGCTTGCCGTCCAGGATCGGCATCAAGGCCTGGACGCCTTGTGGCGTGGCTTCGGTGGGAATCACGTGGTAGGCCAACTCGCGATAGACCGCCACCATTTCGTCGAGTTGGGCGGGTGGCACCAGGTCCCGCTTGTTGACCACAATCACCGGCACGAGGTCGGCCTCGTGGGCTGCCACGAGAAATTTGTCGAGCAGCAGGTGGGAGAACGGCGGACTGTCGGCGGACAGCACGATCAGCAAGAGGTCGACGTTGGCGATGGCGGGCCGCGTGAGGGCTTGCTTTCTCGGAGCGATCGTCACGATGGCGCCTTTGCGGACCCCCGGGGCGATCGCCGCCTCCAGCGCCAGCGAACCTTCGCGTGGGGGAGGGAGGGGCGCATCCGGCGAAACGGGCTCCAGGACGAACTGAACCCGGTCCCCGACCAGCGGGGACTCGCCGCTCTTTTTCAGGTTTCCACGCATGTGGCAGGCGTATTCAGTCCCCTCGGCGAGGACGTAATAAAAATTGGCCTGGTGGCTGACAATGACCCCGGTTTTCAATAAGCCCTCTTTGGTCGGCGCGTGGGAGCCCGTTTCCATCACCTGGCGGTCTCCCACGCGTCAGGCCGGCGGATGCGCGCCGGCCAGCTGACGCTTCAACTGGCCGCAGGCGGCCTCGATTTCGAGGCCCCTCTCGGCTCGGATGGCCGTTGGGAATCCCGCGTCTTCAAGCGACTTGGCGAATTGCCGGATGGCCGGGGCCGGGGTGGCGCGGAAATCGGCCCCCGTCGGATGGTAGGGGATCAGGTTGATATGAACGTGTAAGCCTTTGGCCCAGGCGGCCAACTCCCTGGCGTGCTGGGGCGCGTCGTTCACACCACCCAGCATGATGTATTCGAGGGTGACGCGTCGGCCGGTGATTTCTTCGTATTCACGCACCGCATCCCGCAAGCTGCTGAGTTGGAATTTGGTGTTGACCGGCACGAGTTCATCGCGCAGGGCATCATTCGGCGCGTGGAGCGAGAGTGCCAACGTCAGTTGCAGTTTCTCCTGCGCCAGCCGTTCCATCTGCGGCACGATGCCCACCGTTGAGATGGTGATCTGTCGCATGGCGATCCCCACCACCTGATTGAGGAGCCGCACGCTTTTGAGCACGTGGTCGAGGTTCAACAAGGGTTCGCCCATGCCCATGTAGACCACGTTTGAGATGCGGCGGCCCAGCATGGATTGCATCGCCAGAATCTGGTCGACAATCTCTCCGGGGGTGAGATTGCGCTCAAACCCGAGTTGGCCCGTGGCGCAGAAGCTGCAGCGCATCGCACAGCCGACTTGCGAGCTGATGCAGGCGGTGACACGGTCAGGGTAGGGAATCCAGACGCTCTCGATCTCGCGCCCATCACTCGCCCGAAACAGGAATTTGGTGGTGCCGTCCGGGGCCTCGCGCGAGGTGACCAGGGTCAGCGCCGGCACCGTATGGTGGTCCTGGCTGAGGGCCTCCCGAAATGCTTTCGGCAGATCGGTCATGGCCTCCAGGTCGCGCACCCCTTTTTCGTAAATCCACTTCGCGACCTGCGTGCCACGATAGGCCGGCTGCCCGAGTGATTCGGCCAACTGGCGAAGTTCAGCGGGATCCAGCCCAACCAGACTTTTCACGGGTGCTCCCTCGTTGAACACGTCATTGTGCCAGCGCGCTTGATTGCCGCTGCCGCATTCCATCATACCTCGCGCCGCAGACGCGCGATGAAAAATCCATCCACACCGTGGCGAATGGGATGGAGTTGAAGCATTCCCCCCTCGCCTTCCAGTTCGTTTCGCCAGTCGGCTGGAAGATCCTCGCCCATATCGTCGAATCGGAGCTGGGGCTGGCGGTTCAGTAGCGCTTCAACGACATCCTGGTTCTCCTGCCGACTCATCGTACAGGTGCTGTAAACGAGCAACCCTCCGGGTTTGAGACGGGCCACGGCGGCATCGAGCAATTGGCTTTGCAACTGCGCCAGTTCCCCCCGCGTGACCGGCGTCTGACGCCAACGCAGGTCTGGCTTCCTTGGTAAAACCCCTAAACCGGAACACGGTGCGTCGAGCAAGATGCGATCGGCGACAGGCAACTCCGATAGGTCGCATGCATCGCGAGCCAGCGCTCGAACGGATGAGACGCCCAGACGGCGGCAGTTCTCCTCCAAGAGCTTCAGCCGCGTCGCCGAGCGATCGATGGCCCAGATGCAACCCTGGTCGCCCATCAGGGCCGCCAGGTGCGTCGACTTTCCACCAGGAGCAGCGCCAATGTCCAGGATGGTCTGCCCCGACGCAGGCTTGACCAGGCGGGCTGCCCACATGGCCGCCTCATCCTGGACGTAAAACTCCCCCGCCGAGAAGGCCGCCAGCGCGGTCGGGTCGATGGACTGGTTCAGACGCAGGCCCTCTGGAAGCCAAGGGTCAGGCGTGGCTGCGATGCCGAGGGCCGAGAGTTCTTCCTGAAGGCTTTCTCGCGTTCGTTTCAGCGTGTTCGCGCGCAGGGAGAGCGTGGGGGGGGTGATACTCCACTGAGCGAGTAACTCCGCATCTGGCCCATGAAGGGCCAACCATTCCCGGGCCAACCACTCAGGCAGCGAATAGCGAGCGGTCAAGGCCAGCAGTGGGTTGTCCTTGAAGGCGGGGGGAGACAAGGTTTCCATCCGCCGTTGAAGGTTTCGCAACACCCCGTTGGTAAGGCGTGCGACCCCCTCGTGTCCGTGTTTTCGAGCCAATTTGACGGCTTCATCCACTGCGGCGGCTGGACGGATGCGGTCCAGGAACAGCAGTTGATAGGTCGCCAGGCGCAAGTTGTTGCGAATCGGAGGCGTCAGGTCCTCCAGGCGGCCTTTCAGAACCTGGGCGAGGTACCAGTCCAGGGTCGCTCGACGGCGTGTGGCGCCGTGGGACAGTTCCACGGCCAGGCTGCGCTCCGGCGGTGGCATGTGCGACAGGTCCTGTCGCCCCAGGTTGGCGTAGCCGCCCTCTGCCTCAATCGCGATCAGTTTGCCCAGTGCCCATTCGCGGGCGGACCTAGCCTGAGGGTCCTGTTTCGCACGGACGTCGCGTGTCATGACACATTCAGCGGCGAGGGGGCTTCGCTCGTGAAGGACGACCCGACGCGTAAGTCGCGCCACCCGCGCGCCACCTCCGCCGCAGCGCGGAGTGGTTTGCCTGGCAATTGAATCTCCTGGATCAGCAAGACGCCATCGCCCGTGGCGACCTGCCAGCCTGCTTCGGTCATCGCCAGAATCGTGCCCGGAGAGGCCTCCGTTGCGATTTCCAGCGCGTCGACGCGGCCCAACTTGACACGTTGACCGAGCAGGTGGCTCGACAGGCCGGGCCACGCCGCCAAGCCCCTGCTCAGACGTCTCAGGGCGATCGCCGGCTGCTTCCAATTCACCTCGCCCATCGCTTTGGTGAGCAGTGGGGCCAGGGTGGCCAGGTTTTCATCTTGCGGTTCGGCGGGGAGTTCCGCCGCCAGCCATCGTGGAATGGCCTGAGCGGCCAGATCTGCACTTGCGCGGGCCAGCTTGTCCGTGAGGCTGCGGGCATCATCGACGGGAGCGATGGCACACGTCTGTTTGGCGAGCATCGCCCCGGTATCGAGGCCCTCGTCCATTTTCATGAGGGTCACACCCGTCTCGGTTTCGCCACGGATGAGGGCCCACTGAATCGGTGCGGCCCCGCGATAAAGTGGCAGGAGCGAGGCGTGCAAGTTGAGACAGCCGAAGCGTGGGAGTTCAAGAATCTCGGTTGGCAAGATCTTGCCGTA
The genomic region above belongs to Candidatus Sericytochromatia bacterium and contains:
- the rsgA gene encoding ribosome small subunit-dependent GTPase A, which encodes METGSHAPTKEGLLKTGVIVSHQANFYYVLAEGTEYACHMRGNLKKSGESPLVGDRVQFVLEPVSPDAPLPPPREGSLALEAAIAPGVRKGAIVTIAPRKQALTRPAIANVDLLLIVLSADSPPFSHLLLDKFLVAAHEADLVPVIVVNKRDLVPPAQLDEMVAVYRELAYHVIPTEATPQGVQALMPILDGKLSVLAGPSGVGKSSLVNALIPGLSLRAGDVSSKLQRGRHTTRHAALYAVDACQEALLADTPGFSFLSLEGLHPARLGWAFPEIARLIPACRFPSCLHQQEPDCAVKDAPEVAPQRYENYLKLLQECLETHRESADRTQKSDTGFKSHSRARGQEGRVVRVDATLRARDRKTIKQQLESEWQVDLDDSDETDSSGDY
- the rsmB gene encoding 16S rRNA (cytosine(967)-C(5))-methyltransferase RsmB gives rise to the protein MTRDVRAKQDPQARSAREWALGKLIAIEAEGGYANLGRQDLSHMPPPERSLAVELSHGATRRRATLDWYLAQVLKGRLEDLTPPIRNNLRLATYQLLFLDRIRPAAAVDEAVKLARKHGHEGVARLTNGVLRNLQRRMETLSPPAFKDNPLLALTARYSLPEWLAREWLALHGPDAELLAQWSITPPTLSLRANTLKRTRESLQEELSALGIAATPDPWLPEGLRLNQSIDPTALAAFSAGEFYVQDEAAMWAARLVKPASGQTILDIGAAPGGKSTHLAALMGDQGCIWAIDRSATRLKLLEENCRRLGVSSVRALARDACDLSELPVADRILLDAPCSGLGVLPRKPDLRWRQTPVTRGELAQLQSQLLDAAVARLKPGGLLVYSTCTMSRQENQDVVEALLNRQPQLRFDDMGEDLPADWRNELEGEGGMLQLHPIRHGVDGFFIARLRREV
- the fmt gene encoding methionyl-tRNA formyltransferase; the protein is MPTPNLPVRVVFMGTPAYAVPTLQALQTDWAHVVGVVCQPDKPVGRGQQSTAPPVKTAAQALSIPVLQPVKLRHNAEFLQQLRELAPDLIVVIAYGKILPTEILELPRFGCLNLHASLLPLYRGAAPIQWALIRGETETGVTLMKMDEGLDTGAMLAKQTCAIAPVDDARSLTDKLARASADLAAQAIPRWLAAELPAEPQDENLATLAPLLTKAMGEVNWKQPAIALRRLSRGLAAWPGLSSHLLGQRVKLGRVDALEIATEASPGTILAMTEAGWQVATGDGVLLIQEIQLPGKPLRAAAEVARGWRDLRVGSSFTSEAPSPLNVS
- the rlmN gene encoding 23S rRNA (adenine(2503)-C(2))-methyltransferase RlmN, yielding MKSLVGLDPAELRQLAESLGQPAYRGTQVAKWIYEKGVRDLEAMTDLPKAFREALSQDHHTVPALTLVTSREAPDGTTKFLFRASDGREIESVWIPYPDRVTACISSQVGCAMRCSFCATGQLGFERNLTPGEIVDQILAMQSMLGRRISNVVYMGMGEPLLNLDHVLKSVRLLNQVVGIAMRQITISTVGIVPQMERLAQEKLQLTLALSLHAPNDALRDELVPVNTKFQLSSLRDAVREYEEITGRRVTLEYIMLGGVNDAPQHARELAAWAKGLHVHINLIPYHPTGADFRATPAPAIRQFAKSLEDAGFPTAIRAERGLEIEAACGQLKRQLAGAHPPA